aatttccaCCCAAGAATACGGAGTCTGCACCCCTTTAAGTCAATTTGGCATTTCTCGTGATTCAGTTAACTCTTTACTTGCCATGAAAAAAAATGCTATTTTTTGAACGCTCCTGCGATTACATTTAATTCAATACGTGATTATCGTTATTTGCGTCGAATAACAAGCTAGAACTTTAGAAGGAACAATGAGACGGGCAAGGGACAGGCGTTAACTGGCAACTGAATTTTATTGGAAGCCACATGCGTAGACATATACAtggtgtccgaactatcatgccccaaggtttaaatatatgcaaatgccacgtagctggacatagccaaggtaatgttgtttgtcgtcgcttggagatactctgaatatttttttattctgccTGATTAAagtcattagtcttaattaattaaacaaattctcaattattataattagattaaatgtgtcaatgacaaaattgtagagcaacacgaaaaactcccgatgcagctttctattgctcaatatgtgctacataaatgtaAGTGTTTTTTTcaaacgtgaaagaagccctcgaatacacgcaaaattgccgcgcgcctggccgctcgaggcactgctGCTTCAATACCATCGTTGGCTGAGACTCGCAAGCTTTCACTGGCTCATAtagcgcacggcgcgcggcgacgatgttatcgcgtTTGGACTTTGTACGAAACATACagcggaggagggggggggggggcatttccgTATTCGAAGTCGGAAGTGTTGGGAGGATGGCGTTAAACTGCATGGGGATGGGTTTTTGTCTATCTCATTCACGATCATCTCGTTGAGAGGCTCGGTGAACGAGCGCTCGAGCCGAGACATGACCCTTCAGATTCCCAGCGAGAGATTCGTGACCGGGGGTCAGAATGATCGTGGCCGTTTTCAGCAGGATAGTCTTTCACGGGATAGAAAGGACTACTTGTAAGATTCTACCTGTAGCGTAATTTCTGCAAGGCGCTTGTGAGTCGGTGAGCAGAAGGACCTGATTGCTGCCACGGATATGTGTCAATGGCCACCGCGATCGCCACATCTTCAGCGCCGCGGCGGTGTTTATATGCGTGACGGTTGTGTCACATCTGCACTTTGAGCATCGCAGGTACAGCGTAGAAGGTTGTCTACGATTTCGGCTCCCTTGGGGCTGCGGCGTTTATCAGCTCTACGGCGGCCTTGCATTTTCAGTTTACTGCTTGGGCAACCTTGGGCAACCTTAGGCAACTTCAGGTATTGTAGTTGGGCTGGGACCTTGTTATATTTCTTGCATTTAGGCCAGTAATTACTGTTAAATATTATGTGAATCACTGCGTTCGAGGTGACAGAATTTCCCAATTTCGTTGATTGCATCTTATTACAAATAAGGGGCAGTAAATATGGTTTAACACTTCATTTCACAACTGGGGAAAGTTTGTTGGGCAAGCAGTCAGGATGATAGCAACCGCCAGTGTCGGTCACAAGGGAAGGTATTTGCATAACACCCAGATTATGTCATAAGTAATAGCACTATGAAGCTCATTGTTGCCATTGCACTCAAGCGACCGCTTGATGAAATACTAAGATGAAGTTTGTAGCATATGTAAGAGTCAGCAAAGCTTGGATACTGCTCACACCTGTGAAACCACCCCCATTCGTTTTGGTATTCAGGTGAAAAGTGTTCAAATTATTTCGCTGAAACGATTGCGTTCTTATGCATAAGCAGCACAGCTATGGCGGCTTTTAACTTATGCACAGTCAAGCTGGTATGAAGAAAAGCATCTTGTGTGTGTCGTTTCATTGATTATGTGTTTTTTTccttgcttttctctctctctccctctctctctctcttttatttttctGCAGGAACGGTTCCAAATATCAGGTGCAAAGCTATGCCGGTGTGTTCTGCTTCTCCTTTGGTGCACGAGCGCGCATGGCGGCGATGTAGAGCGAGTGACATCTCTCGGCACAGTATCTGGAAGAAAGTTGAACTTGCTGAACACCATCGTCGAAGAGTACATCGGAATCCCTTATGCAGAGCCTCCGTTGGGAGAACTGCGCTTTCGTCCTCCGCTTCCTTCGAGGCAATGGACGGACACATTCGATGCCACGACGCAACGAACCGCTTGTCCGCAGGGACTCCTTCCGGGCCTTATGGCGGGTGACGTTGTCTACACCGAGGATTGCCTCCGTCTCAATGTCTGGACGTCGCTTTCGCAGCGATGCCTGAACAAAGACCTGTCACCCATCCTAGTCTGGATCCACGGAGGTGGCTTTTCGTACGGCAGTGCCTCCTACGATAATTACACGGGTGCAACCTTGGCTGCAAAAACGGGCCTTGTGGTGATCTCCATGAACTACCGTTTGGGGGCGCTGGGCTTCCTTGACGCGAACTCGCCGGAAGCTCCAGGCAACATGGGGCTCATGGACCAAAACCTGGCGCTTCGCTGGATCAGGGACAATGCTGAATTTTTCGGTGGTGATTCCTCTAAAGTCACCCTTTTTGGTCAGAGTGCTGGAGCACTGAGCGTTCACGGTCACATGTTGTCTCCCATGAGCAAAGGCCTCTTCACGAGAGCCGTCATGCTCAGTGGCGCATTGTATACCATCGACTCTTACAACTCTCCATCGTACAGCCTACGCATGGGAGAGCGACTGGCCATGCTTACAGGTTGCGCGGATGGCGAGAGAAATCTTACTACGCACGCGAACGAAGTTCTGAAGTGTCTCAGGGAGAATCCAGTCGATGAACTCGTCTTGGCCACTCACGAAGCTGGCGCGTCAAACGCTTTTACATTCCTCACAACTTATCACAACGATTTCCTGCCCAAGGAACCCAGAAAAGCCGTCGACGCTGGTTTTGCTAGTCAAGTGGACCTCATCATCGGGACCACGTCAGATGAGTTGTCATCTGTCCTCATTTACCCTCCTGTCAAGGAATTCCTGCAAGAGAGACTAGACGGCATCAAAAGCGACAAAATTACGGGTTTTTTTGAAGGTGCCATCGGCGCCTGCTTGAAGTCTCACATGCCGGGAGATGAGGAACATTACGTGGCAAAGACGAGAGATGCGAGCAACATTGCACTCACGAGGGCATACATACAGTACATGTCGGACAGGATGCTTAACTGTCCTGTGCTATACGTGGCGCAAAAGCACGCCGCCATGGGCAACAATGTGTTCTCGTACGTGTACGACTACAATTATGTTTCATCTGACTTGCCCTCCTGGATCGGTGCGCCCCATGGTGCCGAGCTGGCCTTCCTTTTCGGCTTCCCTCTAACAGACATTCACGGCGTCATTGACGAACATCGTGCCATGAGTGAAGCACTTATCAAGATTCTTGCATCGTTTGCCGAATCCGGGTGAGCAAAATTGTCTGCCGACTATTTATCGAAAGTGGTGGGAGCAATATTGTCTAACTGGAATAGAATCTCGAGTTGGCGGATCCTACACATTACctgtgtgatgaagttaggaaatttgcaggcgcaaattagaatcagctagcgcaagacaggggtaattggagatcacagggagaggccttcgtcctgcattggacatataatatgggctgatgatgatacatTACCTATATACTTACGTTATTTATATGCAAGCAATGtcccacaatgaaaaaaaaatattcagatctcacgcactgtgggaatcaatgttatgcgaagcattttgaaTGTAGGGCTATTCAGCATCGTTTAGGGTTCCGTGAAGCGTTGCCAGGTGTCACTCATATCATGGCACTTATGTCATAAATGCATGTCACTCTTTTTATGTCATGTATGTCTGCACGTCATGTCATGACACGCATATTATGATATTGATGTCATGCGTGTAATGAATGCATATGTAATGTACGTCACGCATTTTTGTATATGTACATAATTTTTAAAAACGACCGTGATGGTCTCAAGGCCATGaccatgtcatgtcattcatgccATTTATGTCATATCGCATATGTTAtgttcatcatcgtcatcagtctatttttatgtctacGGTAGaatgaaagcctctccctgcgatctccaattacccttgtcttgcgctaggtgattcgaCTTTCCActtacaaatttcctaatttcatcaccccacctagttttcagccgtcctcgactgcgcttcccttctcttgacacccatttcgtaactataatggtccattggttatctaccctaggcattacatggcctgcccagctccattttttgctcttaatgtcaaatagaatatcggctatccccgtttcctctctgatccacacctctctcttcctgtctcccaACATAGCagttctcgttccatcgctctttgtgcggtccttaacttgttatcgagcttctaatagcctccaagtttcggccccgtACTTTAGCACCGGTaagatgcaatgattgtacacttttgttttcaacgataCTGGTAAGCTCtcaatcaggatttggcaatgcctgccgtatgcactccaatccattttattcttctgtaaatttccttctcatgatcagggtcccccgtgagtaattgacccagataaatgtactcctttacagactctagaggctgaccggcgaTCCGGAATTCGTGTTCTCttgcctagagcactgcacgggctcgggcagttttttcatgggctcgggataggctcgggcatggcatgtgctttttgacccgtgCCCTGGCCGTGCTCGgctattttgacgcgggccccgGCCGGGTTCGGACTttgtggtggtgtgcatgtaacgtgtagCGAGTTATCCTGGCGCGTCTCGAccctgaaaaacctgttgccccggaagctagcagtgctacacctgtgtacttcccttttcttcttccgtcgtattttgtgctgtttgaacagaatgtaaaagtctaGAAAGACCGAAGTAGCCTGAAACCAagggatgccattgtattccttacctaaatgaATGTAATTAATGTTTTCAGGACGGTGCAAGTGCGTTcccgacttgctgattcttcaaaggcgaattggtaaaacgatggcTGTTAAGATacgataattcgtcacgcggctgaaatatggctcTGCGTCCATCCATGGTTGCACGCATGTTCTAAACCGgacgcctagcagcagcgcattacgctgcatcatggaggaacgagaagctttctctctccatttactccatccgtGCGCTGCGCTGACGACCGGtagtggctgcgcttcggctatagtgtactagaatacggttgagtgggacgagcggctggggtggcgcatgctttgcagtgaggcgtccGACGCGGAAAAATTCTGtagcggcgctgcgatagaagtggattgggccgtaTCAAGGTCGCGCAGTTATATATACTGCTTAGCATGGTCGTTCGaagtacttcgcgcgctggtatttgcgttcagaccactcaaatggttttcataatgtcatgtgacatgtatttatgccttaaagggacactaaagagaaaccggaagttcaacCTTGACGGTAGATTgtcctatcacgatcacagacataccattcttactgcgaagAGAGGTttaatagcgaaaaactgaaggttAGGTGAATTTCGCGCACTAcccgttcgtgacgtcggagatcacaaacgcagtcCGGCCGCGATTGTTCGATAGTGATTTATCGCTGtcaataaaacgcaaaatgaaatacgccttgaacgtacataaacagcatttgcaaACTTTTTAAGCCATAtcaagcgaggacgtacaagtttagcgccAAATTAAATAAGTAAGAAGAAATGGTGGCgtggcgctacatgcggtcgtgatagtttcgtagttttgtttttgctctatgcatcatcgcgcgcgcctgttccgctctaccgtgttgcagtgtttggttgtgTGTTGCGTGGCTctaaaaacgttgacttcgcagGAAACAGCGAgaaaaatgcctcgtgtgtgtagtgttgagggctgttgtatcaacggcgcaaggcgcttgctcaggggcagcggcagtgttgacccgattgtatcctttcatgtggtgccgcgcgatgagccccggtgttcgcaatggctcagtcctctgccgatgataaaacggcaaaagagccagagaaaccgatgatGTGCTCTCtacatttctcgccctcggaaagtatcttggtgtgccccagaggccagtcctttcccgagcagctgtcccatcaatgtcgccttcagTAAATCCCCTACTGAttcccctgcagcagcaaactggcggctcgttGAGTGCTGAATGGCATTAAAAACCACGAAAAAACCCATACCGAGTGCgggcgcaactttctacgctttttttgtgtcgggaacatcgtcgcctggaagaccagccgcctcgccttccgtcgacgaaaactaggcttcgctttccgtcagcgcggccggctgctcaccgccatcgtacgcggaaacacctaccgcacGAGCACGGAGGctcatttcgtgctccgtttcactgaagtcgctcaagtgcagtcctgcttccctggcgagctcttcgtcgGAAGGTTCaacgtcagcaacggtatccatcgcagCCACAAAACATcttagcaaaagtcgcagcgaatgcaaacgcagcggccatgcagcctatgatggagcgagGGTGCGGCTGTTTTCACAActaatccgtgcaggggcggggcctcgcctcgatgacgtatcaccattttcttttttttcttcctctctgtttggcggcaaatccgttggaacggagaacacgctgggctgg
The DNA window shown above is from Dermacentor silvarum isolate Dsil-2018 chromosome 1, BIME_Dsil_1.4, whole genome shotgun sequence and carries:
- the LOC119442469 gene encoding acetylcholinesterase-like; its protein translation is MQKERFQISGAKLCRCVLLLLWCTSAHGGDVERVTSLGTVSGRKLNLLNTIVEEYIGIPYAEPPLGELRFRPPLPSRQWTDTFDATTQRTACPQGLLPGLMAGDVVYTEDCLRLNVWTSLSQRCLNKDLSPILVWIHGGGFSYGSASYDNYTGATLAAKTGLVVISMNYRLGALGFLDANSPEAPGNMGLMDQNLALRWIRDNAEFFGGDSSKVTLFGQSAGALSVHGHMLSPMSKGLFTRAVMLSGALYTIDSYNSPSYSLRMGERLAMLTGCADGERNLTTHANEVLKCLRENPVDELVLATHEAGASNAFTFLTTYHNDFLPKEPRKAVDAGFASQVDLIIGTTSDELSSVLIYPPVKEFLQERLDGIKSDKITGFFEGAIGACLKSHMPGDEEHYVAKTRDASNIALTRAYIQYMSDRMLNCPVLYVAQKHAAMGNNVFSYVYDYNYVSSDLPSWIGAPHGAELAFLFGFPLTDIHGVIDEHRAMSEALIKILASFAESGTPELPSAEEWPKYSEDQPISVVLAPGNYSDIWEYRGGECDYWRKYL